The Pseudomonas sp. DG56-2 genome contains a region encoding:
- the pncB gene encoding nicotinate phosphoribosyltransferase, with protein sequence MSESAFADRIVQNLLDTDFYKLSMMQAVLHNYPNVEVEWEFRCRNGEDLRPYLAQIREQIDQLCELSLANGQLGFLEQINFIKPDFLRFLGLFRFNLRYLHLGIENDQLYLRIRGPWLHVILFEVPLLAIISEVRNRQRHPLVKLSEARDQLYRKFDWLRAHASSDELAELQVADFGTRRRFSYKVQEEVVRVLKEDFPARFVGTSNVHLARKLDIKPLGTMAHEWIMAHQQLGPRLIDSQIAALDCWVREYRGLLGIALTDCITMDAFLGDFDLFFAKLFDGLRHDSGDPVLWAEKAIAHYRKLGIDPMTKTLVFSDGLNLTKSLEIFRALRGRINVSFGIGTNLTCDIPGVAPMSIVLKMTDCNGQPVAKISDEAAKTQCRDENFVAYLRHVFKVPKE encoded by the coding sequence ATGAGCGAGAGCGCCTTCGCCGATCGCATTGTGCAGAACCTGCTCGACACTGACTTCTACAAACTGAGCATGATGCAGGCGGTGCTGCACAACTATCCCAACGTCGAGGTGGAGTGGGAGTTTCGCTGCCGCAACGGCGAAGACCTGCGCCCTTATCTGGCGCAGATCCGTGAGCAGATCGACCAGTTGTGCGAGCTGAGCCTGGCCAATGGTCAACTGGGATTTCTTGAGCAGATCAACTTCATCAAGCCGGACTTCCTGCGTTTCCTTGGCCTGTTTCGCTTCAATTTGCGTTATCTGCACCTGGGCATCGAGAACGACCAGTTGTACCTGCGCATCCGCGGCCCCTGGCTGCATGTAATCCTCTTCGAAGTGCCCTTGCTGGCGATCATCAGTGAAGTGCGCAACCGTCAGCGTCACCCGTTGGTCAAGCTGAGCGAAGCGCGCGACCAGCTGTACCGCAAATTCGACTGGCTCAGGGCCCATGCCAGCAGCGATGAACTGGCCGAGTTGCAGGTAGCCGACTTCGGCACCCGCCGACGCTTCTCCTACAAGGTTCAGGAAGAAGTGGTAAGGGTGCTGAAGGAAGACTTCCCTGCGCGTTTCGTTGGCACCAGTAACGTTCACCTGGCACGAAAACTGGATATCAAGCCCCTGGGGACCATGGCCCATGAATGGATCATGGCCCATCAGCAACTGGGGCCTCGACTGATCGACAGCCAGATCGCCGCCCTCGACTGCTGGGTGCGTGAGTACCGCGGCCTGCTTGGCATCGCCCTGACCGACTGCATCACCATGGATGCTTTTTTGGGCGACTTCGATCTGTTCTTCGCCAAGCTGTTCGACGGTCTGCGCCATGACTCGGGCGACCCGGTGCTTTGGGCGGAAAAGGCCATCGCTCACTACCGCAAGCTGGGTATCGACCCGATGACCAAGACCCTGGTGTTTTCCGATGGCCTGAACCTGACCAAGTCACTGGAAATCTTCCGTGCCCTGCGCGGTCGGATCAATGTCAGCTTTGGCATTGGTACCAACCTGACCTGTGACATTCCAGGGGTGGCGCCGATGAGCATCGTGCTTAAAATGACCGACTGCAACGGCCAGCCTGTCGCCAAGATTTCCGACGAGGCAGCCAAGACCCAATGCCGCGACGAAAATTTCGTCGCTTACCTGCGCCATGTCTTCAAAGTGCCCAAGGAGTAA
- the nadE gene encoding ammonia-dependent NAD(+) synthetase produces the protein MQAVQREIAQALKVQPPFADRAALDAEVARRVAFIKQCLNNARMKTLVLGISGGVDSLTAALLAQRAINELRSETGDPAYCFIAVRLPYHVQQDEHDAQACLDVIKPDELHTVNIAPAVQALAKEVQALENGKPAMVDFVVGNTKARMRMVAQYTIAGARQGLVIGTDHAAEAVMGFFTKFGDGSCDLAPLSGLVKNQVRAIARSFGAPESLVEKVPTADLEDLAPGKPDEASHGVTYEQIDAFLHGEPVSEEAFEIIKGTYEKTQHKREMPFAP, from the coding sequence ATGCAAGCCGTCCAGCGAGAGATCGCGCAAGCGCTCAAGGTCCAGCCGCCATTCGCCGACCGCGCCGCGCTCGATGCCGAAGTGGCCCGGCGCGTGGCATTCATCAAGCAATGCTTGAACAACGCACGGATGAAGACCCTGGTCCTGGGCATCAGTGGTGGTGTCGACTCGCTGACTGCAGCACTGTTGGCGCAACGGGCCATCAATGAGCTGCGCAGCGAAACCGGCGACCCGGCCTATTGCTTCATCGCTGTGCGGCTGCCCTACCACGTGCAGCAGGATGAACACGACGCCCAGGCTTGCCTGGATGTGATCAAGCCGGACGAGCTGCACACGGTGAACATCGCCCCAGCGGTACAGGCGCTGGCCAAAGAGGTGCAGGCGCTGGAAAACGGCAAGCCGGCGATGGTCGACTTCGTGGTTGGCAACACCAAGGCACGCATGCGTATGGTCGCTCAGTACACCATCGCCGGCGCTCGCCAGGGCCTGGTGATCGGCACCGACCATGCCGCCGAAGCGGTGATGGGTTTCTTTACCAAGTTTGGCGATGGATCCTGCGACCTGGCCCCGTTGAGCGGCCTGGTAAAAAACCAGGTACGGGCAATCGCCCGCAGCTTTGGCGCTCCGGAGTCACTGGTAGAGAAAGTGCCCACTGCTGATTTGGAAGACCTGGCCCCGGGTAAACCGGACGAAGCTTCTCATGGTGTTACCTATGAGCAGATTGATGCGTTTCTGCACGGAGAACCCGTGAGCGAAGAAGCCTTCGAGATTATCAAGGGCACCTACGAGAAGACCCAGCACAAGCGCGAAATGCCATTCGCGCCTTGA
- the azu gene encoding azurin translates to MFAKVVAVSLLTLASTQVFAAECKVTVDSTDQMSFNTKDIAIDKSCKTFTVELTHSGSLPKNVMGHNLVISKEADMQPIATDGLSAGIDKQYLKDGDARVIAHTKVIGAGEKDSVTFDVSKLAAGEKYGFFCSFPGHISMMKGTVTLK, encoded by the coding sequence ATGTTTGCCAAAGTTGTAGCTGTATCTTTGCTGACTCTGGCCAGCACTCAGGTGTTTGCCGCTGAGTGTAAGGTTACCGTCGACTCCACCGACCAGATGTCCTTCAACACCAAAGACATCGCCATCGACAAAAGCTGCAAGACTTTCACCGTTGAACTGACTCACTCCGGCTCGCTGCCGAAGAACGTCATGGGCCACAACCTGGTGATCAGCAAAGAAGCTGACATGCAGCCAATTGCTACCGATGGCCTGTCGGCTGGTATCGACAAGCAATACCTGAAAGACGGTGATGCACGTGTTATCGCTCACACCAAAGTCATTGGTGCGGGCGAGAAAGACTCGGTTACTTTCGACGTGTCGAAACTGGCAGCGGGTGAGAAGTACGGCTTCTTCTGCTCGTTCCCAGGCCACATCTCGATGATGAAAGGCACCGTTACTCTGAAGTAA
- a CDS encoding TIGR00730 family Rossman fold protein, giving the protein MPVRSICVFCGASTGVNPAYRDAAIALGQTIAQRGLTLVYGGGAVGLMGIVADAAMAAGGEVIGIIPQALKSAEIGHTGLTRLEVVDGMHARKARMAELSDAFVALPGGLGTLEELFEVWTWGQLGYHAKPLGLLDVNGFYSKLGSFLDHVVEEGFVRPQHRAMLQLADAPGELLDAMENFQAPVAPKWVDKKPD; this is encoded by the coding sequence ATGCCTGTACGTTCCATTTGCGTATTCTGTGGCGCCAGCACCGGCGTCAACCCTGCCTACCGCGATGCAGCCATCGCCCTTGGCCAGACCATCGCCCAGCGTGGCCTCACCCTGGTTTACGGCGGCGGTGCCGTCGGCCTGATGGGGATCGTGGCTGACGCGGCCATGGCCGCTGGCGGTGAAGTTATCGGGATAATCCCGCAGGCTCTGAAAAGCGCCGAGATCGGCCATACCGGGTTGACCCGCCTGGAAGTCGTCGACGGTATGCATGCGCGCAAGGCACGCATGGCTGAACTGAGCGACGCATTCGTCGCCCTGCCCGGCGGCCTGGGCACCCTGGAAGAGTTGTTTGAAGTCTGGACCTGGGGCCAACTGGGTTACCACGCCAAGCCCCTGGGGCTGCTCGATGTCAACGGTTTCTACAGCAAACTTGGCAGCTTCCTCGACCATGTGGTGGAAGAAGGCTTTGTGCGCCCACAACATCGGGCCATGCTGCAACTTGCCGACGCCCCTGGCGAACTACTCGACGCCATGGAAAACTTCCAGGCGCCGGTCGCCCCTAAATGGGTAGACAAAAAGCCTGACTAA
- a CDS encoding transglutaminase family protein, whose protein sequence is MSARYHVVHDTHYRYDSPVSLAQQLAHLWPRPCAWQRCTEQVLQISPEPTQRRDEWDVFGNPLTRLAFERQHEQLRVVARLHVEVLPRSAPQLSVSPAWEQVRDALSYTSKPLSSEHLQACRYRFESPYVRLKQRFVAFSASCFAPGRPLLAGSQALMEKIFSEFTFEAGATQVATPLEQVLERRRGVCQDFAHLMLACLRSRGLAARYVSGYLLTRPPPGQPRLVGADASHAWVSVFCPIQGWVDFDPTNNLLPALEHITLAWGRDFFDVSPLRGVILGGGTHDPQVQVTVMPLEGAQA, encoded by the coding sequence ATGAGTGCGCGTTATCATGTTGTTCACGACACCCATTATCGCTATGACAGTCCGGTGTCCCTTGCCCAGCAGTTGGCTCACCTATGGCCACGGCCTTGTGCCTGGCAGCGTTGTACGGAGCAGGTGCTCCAGATCAGCCCCGAGCCGACCCAGCGACGGGACGAATGGGATGTGTTCGGAAATCCGCTTACGCGCCTGGCCTTTGAACGCCAGCATGAGCAGTTGCGTGTGGTCGCGCGCTTGCATGTCGAGGTGTTGCCGCGAAGCGCTCCACAATTGAGTGTTTCACCGGCGTGGGAGCAGGTTCGTGATGCACTGAGCTATACCAGCAAGCCGCTGTCGAGCGAGCATCTGCAGGCTTGTCGCTACCGTTTTGAATCGCCCTACGTGCGTCTGAAGCAGCGTTTCGTTGCTTTCAGCGCATCGTGCTTTGCCCCAGGCCGACCTTTGCTCGCGGGCTCCCAGGCATTAATGGAAAAAATCTTCAGCGAGTTCACCTTCGAGGCCGGCGCGACCCAGGTCGCTACGCCGTTGGAGCAAGTGCTTGAGCGCAGGCGGGGCGTTTGCCAGGACTTTGCTCACCTGATGCTTGCCTGCCTGCGTTCAAGGGGGCTGGCGGCGCGCTATGTCAGTGGCTATCTGCTGACTCGACCGCCGCCTGGGCAACCGCGCCTGGTGGGGGCTGACGCCTCGCACGCGTGGGTCTCGGTATTTTGTCCAATCCAGGGCTGGGTCGACTTTGACCCAACCAACAACCTGCTGCCTGCGCTGGAGCACATCACCTTGGCCTGGGGCCGGGACTTCTTTGATGTGTCACCGCTGCGTGGCGTGATTCTCGGCGGCGGCACGCATGATCCGCAGGTGCAGGTTACGGTGATGCCATTGGAAGGCGCCCAGGCTTAG
- a CDS encoding circularly permuted type 2 ATP-grasp protein, with protein sequence MPDLFDAYRPIPGAYHEMLDDQGKVRGHWQPVCDYLQRSGPAQLTQRQASLTRQLRENGVTHSIYADPQGADRPWELDLLPHLIPASEWQALASGIVQRARLLNAVLADVYGQQQLIRNGLLPSELIYGHNNFLWPCQGISPPGGTFLHVYAVDLARAPDGRWWVTADRTQAPSGAGYALENRTIVSRALPELYRDLRVQHLAGFFAALQHTLVRLAPSEKEVPLVVLLTPGRFNESYFEHLYLARQLGYPLVEGADLTVRNATVFLKTLSGLRRVHAIMRRLDDDFCDPLELRTDSALGVPGLLDAVRQGRVLVANALGSGVLESPGLLGFLPAINQHLFAEELSLPSIATWWCGEPAVMAQALEQLPQLLVKPAFPSQRFNPVLGRGLNEAERQALRQRIQARPYAYVAQQLAQLSQAPVWQQDQGQLRSRAIGMRVYAVSTAEGYRVLPGGLTRVAALADAEVVSMQRGGASKDIWVLGDTAPVDEPWRSAQTLGVAELVRQDPYLPSRVVENLFWFGRYCERCDASARLLRIILTRYLDGDDPLALQAAVTLAGERSLLPPEGRLLERLRAALAGQDWAFSLSNNLQRLHWAASQVRGKLSRENWQALVELQREAQSLGDDTAGLGEQVDFLNRLVMSMAALSGFALDDMTRDEGWRFLMIGRRIERLQSLCSSLAAFLRGPAVYDQAGLEWLLELGNSSITYRSRYLAVAQLIPVLDLLLLDEQNPHAVMFQLNLLVRTYRRLCEAFASPVDPGLALLAQQLKQFDLRNLETSLFGSASVHAVLTGLADLLQSVAAASSGISERLALRHFAHVDDVSQQTVSV encoded by the coding sequence ATGCCTGACTTGTTTGATGCCTACCGGCCAATCCCGGGTGCTTACCACGAAATGCTCGATGACCAAGGCAAAGTCCGTGGTCACTGGCAGCCAGTGTGTGATTACCTGCAGCGTAGCGGCCCGGCACAGTTGACCCAGCGACAAGCGTCACTGACTCGCCAACTCCGCGAAAACGGCGTCACTCACAGTATTTATGCCGATCCCCAAGGCGCCGACCGTCCTTGGGAACTGGATTTGTTGCCGCACCTGATTCCTGCCTCCGAGTGGCAGGCGTTGGCCTCGGGCATCGTCCAGCGCGCACGTCTGCTCAATGCGGTTCTGGCCGACGTTTATGGTCAGCAACAGCTGATCCGCAACGGGTTGCTGCCAAGCGAGCTGATCTATGGGCACAACAATTTCCTCTGGCCCTGCCAAGGAATCAGCCCGCCCGGTGGGACCTTTCTGCATGTCTACGCGGTGGATCTGGCGAGGGCACCGGATGGTCGATGGTGGGTCACGGCTGACCGTACCCAAGCACCATCCGGCGCGGGTTATGCACTGGAAAATCGGACCATCGTTTCCCGCGCGCTGCCTGAGTTGTATCGCGACCTGCGGGTTCAGCATCTGGCAGGCTTTTTCGCTGCATTGCAGCACACGCTGGTGCGCCTGGCACCCAGCGAGAAGGAGGTGCCACTGGTCGTCTTGCTAACGCCGGGCCGTTTCAACGAAAGCTATTTTGAGCATTTGTACCTTGCCCGCCAATTGGGCTACCCGCTGGTAGAGGGTGCAGACTTGACCGTGCGCAACGCCACGGTCTTTCTCAAGACGCTCAGCGGATTACGCCGGGTTCATGCAATCATGCGTCGTCTGGACGACGATTTTTGCGATCCGCTGGAGCTGCGTACTGACTCGGCACTCGGCGTTCCCGGATTGCTCGATGCGGTGCGTCAGGGTCGTGTTCTGGTAGCCAACGCACTGGGTTCCGGGGTGTTGGAATCGCCTGGTTTGCTGGGCTTTTTACCAGCCATCAACCAACATCTGTTTGCCGAGGAACTCAGCTTGCCATCGATAGCCACGTGGTGGTGCGGCGAACCTGCGGTGATGGCGCAAGCACTGGAGCAGCTCCCGCAGTTGTTGGTAAAACCTGCCTTTCCTTCACAGCGCTTCAATCCAGTATTGGGTCGTGGGCTGAACGAGGCCGAGCGTCAGGCGCTTCGCCAGCGGATTCAGGCGCGCCCTTATGCCTATGTAGCTCAGCAACTGGCGCAATTGTCACAAGCGCCGGTATGGCAGCAGGACCAAGGTCAATTGCGGTCACGGGCCATTGGTATGCGGGTCTATGCAGTGTCAACGGCTGAGGGATACCGGGTCTTGCCGGGCGGCCTTACCCGAGTGGCCGCGCTGGCAGACGCTGAAGTGGTGTCGATGCAGCGTGGAGGCGCCAGCAAAGATATCTGGGTGTTGGGGGACACGGCACCTGTCGATGAGCCGTGGCGGAGCGCGCAGACGCTTGGCGTGGCTGAGCTGGTGCGGCAAGACCCGTACCTGCCGTCACGCGTAGTAGAAAACCTGTTCTGGTTCGGACGGTATTGCGAGCGCTGCGATGCCAGTGCGCGTTTGCTGCGGATCATCCTTACCCGGTATCTCGATGGCGACGATCCCCTGGCCCTGCAGGCCGCGGTGACGCTGGCGGGTGAACGTTCGTTGCTGCCGCCCGAGGGCAGGCTGCTCGAGCGTTTGCGCGCCGCTTTGGCCGGCCAGGACTGGGCCTTCAGCCTCAGTAATAACCTGCAGCGCTTGCACTGGGCAGCGTCACAGGTGCGCGGCAAACTTTCGCGGGAAAACTGGCAGGCGTTGGTGGAGTTGCAACGCGAGGCGCAGAGCCTTGGCGATGACACGGCGGGCCTTGGGGAACAGGTGGATTTTCTCAACCGCCTGGTCATGTCGATGGCGGCGCTGTCGGGCTTTGCCCTGGATGACATGACCCGCGACGAAGGCTGGCGCTTTTTGATGATTGGTCGGCGCATCGAACGCCTGCAGTCACTGTGCAGCAGCCTGGCAGCTTTCCTGCGCGGGCCGGCGGTATACGATCAGGCTGGGCTTGAGTGGCTGCTGGAATTGGGAAACAGCAGCATTACCTATCGCTCACGTTATTTGGCGGTCGCACAACTGATTCCAGTGCTCGACCTTTTGCTGCTGGATGAACAGAACCCGCACGCCGTGATGTTCCAGCTCAACCTACTGGTGCGTACCTACCGACGCTTGTGCGAAGCGTTCGCCAGCCCCGTTGATCCGGGCCTGGCGTTGCTGGCTCAGCAGCTCAAACAGTTCGACTTGCGCAACCTCGAGACCTCGTTGTTTGGCAGCGCGAGTGTTCATGCGGTGTTGACTGGATTGGCCGACCTGTTGCAATCGGTCGCTGCAGCCAGCAGCGGTATTTCCGAGCGCTTGGCCCTGCGCCACTTCGCTCATGTCGACGATGTCAGTCAGCAAACGGTGTCGGTCTGA
- a CDS encoding YgiQ family radical SAM protein, with product MQAAKPLFDYPKYWAECFGPAPFLPMSREEMDQLGWDSCDIIIVTGDAYVDHPSFGMAIIGRLLEAQGFRVGIIAQPNWQSKDDFMKLGEPNLFFGVAAGNMDSMINRYTADKKIRSDDAYTPGGLAGKRPDRASLVYSQRCKEAYKHVPIVLGGIEASLRRIAHYDYWQDKVRHSILIDACADILLYGNAERAIVEVAQRLSFGQKIEDITDIRGTAFIRRDTPQGWFEVDSTRIDRPGKIDKIINPYVNTQDTQACAIEQEKGPDEDPNEARVVQILDSPRMTRDKTVIRLPSFEKVRADAVLYAHANRVLHLETNPGNARALVQKHGEVDVWFNPPPIPMTTEEMDYVFGMPYARIPHPAYGKEKIPAYDMIRFSVNIMRGCFGGCTFCSITEHEGRIIQNRSHDSIIREIEEIRDKVPGFTGVISDLGGPTANMYRIACKSPEIESACRKPSCVFPGICPNLNTDHSALIKLYRSARELPGVKKILIASGLRYDLAVESPEYVKELVTHHVGGYLKIAPEHTEEGPLNQMMKPGIGSYDRFKRMFEKYSKEAGKEQYLIPYFIAAHPGTTDEDMINLALWLKGNGFRADQVQAFYPSPMASATAMYHSGKNPLRKVTYKSDPVTIVKSEQQRRLHKAFLRYHDPKGWPMLREALERMGRADLIGSGKHQLIPLHQPSTDSYQSARRKNSTPAGSHKVAKDQKILTQHTGLPPRASDGSNPWDKREQAKAAAFARNQQAAKERKEAAKGGKGGKKPARQPAVPR from the coding sequence ATGCAAGCAGCCAAACCACTTTTCGACTATCCCAAGTACTGGGCCGAATGCTTCGGACCAGCACCGTTCCTGCCAATGAGCAGGGAGGAGATGGATCAGCTCGGCTGGGATTCCTGCGACATCATCATCGTGACCGGTGATGCCTACGTCGATCATCCGTCGTTCGGCATGGCGATCATTGGCCGCCTGCTTGAAGCCCAAGGCTTTCGCGTGGGCATCATTGCCCAGCCGAACTGGCAGTCCAAAGACGACTTCATGAAGCTTGGTGAGCCGAACCTGTTTTTCGGTGTCGCGGCCGGCAACATGGACTCGATGATCAACCGCTACACCGCCGATAAAAAGATTCGCTCCGACGACGCCTACACGCCAGGCGGCCTGGCCGGCAAGCGTCCGGACCGCGCGAGCCTGGTCTACAGCCAGCGCTGCAAGGAAGCCTACAAGCATGTACCTATCGTGCTGGGTGGTATCGAAGCTTCCCTGCGCCGTATCGCGCACTACGACTACTGGCAGGACAAGGTTCGTCATTCGATCCTGATCGACGCCTGTGCCGATATCCTGCTGTACGGCAACGCCGAGCGCGCCATCGTGGAAGTCGCCCAGCGCCTGTCTTTTGGCCAGAAGATCGAAGACATCACTGATATTCGTGGCACGGCTTTCATTCGACGCGACACGCCGCAAGGCTGGTTCGAAGTCGACTCCACGCGTATCGACCGTCCGGGTAAGATCGACAAGATCATCAACCCGTACGTGAACACCCAGGACACCCAGGCCTGCGCCATCGAGCAGGAAAAAGGCCCGGACGAAGATCCCAACGAAGCCAGGGTCGTACAGATTCTGGACAGCCCGCGCATGACCCGTGACAAAACGGTCATTCGCCTGCCATCGTTCGAGAAAGTCCGTGCTGACGCCGTGCTCTATGCTCACGCCAACCGGGTGTTGCACCTGGAGACCAACCCGGGCAACGCCCGCGCGCTGGTACAGAAGCACGGGGAGGTTGACGTATGGTTCAACCCGCCGCCCATTCCGATGACCACCGAAGAGATGGACTACGTGTTCGGCATGCCCTATGCGCGCATCCCGCACCCGGCGTACGGCAAGGAGAAGATCCCGGCTTACGACATGATCCGTTTCTCGGTGAACATCATGCGCGGCTGCTTCGGCGGCTGCACCTTCTGCTCGATCACCGAACACGAAGGACGCATCATCCAGAACCGATCCCACGATTCGATCATTCGTGAAATCGAAGAAATTCGCGACAAGGTTCCAGGTTTTACCGGTGTCATTTCCGACCTCGGTGGCCCTACCGCGAACATGTACCGTATTGCCTGCAAGAGCCCCGAGATCGAATCGGCGTGCCGCAAGCCGTCGTGCGTGTTCCCGGGTATCTGCCCGAACCTGAACACCGACCACTCGGCCCTGATCAAGCTGTATCGCAGCGCACGTGAACTGCCTGGGGTGAAAAAGATCCTCATCGCTTCCGGCCTGCGTTACGACCTGGCGGTGGAATCGCCGGAGTACGTCAAGGAACTGGTGACCCACCACGTTGGCGGCTACCTGAAAATTGCCCCGGAGCACACTGAGGAAGGCCCGCTGAATCAGATGATGAAGCCGGGTATTGGCAGCTACGACCGCTTCAAGCGCATGTTCGAGAAGTACTCCAAAGAAGCAGGTAAAGAACAGTACCTGATCCCGTACTTCATCGCCGCGCATCCGGGTACCACCGACGAAGACATGATTAACCTTGCCTTGTGGCTCAAGGGTAATGGCTTCCGTGCTGATCAGGTGCAGGCGTTCTACCCGTCGCCGATGGCCTCGGCCACTGCCATGTACCACTCCGGCAAGAACCCGCTGCGCAAGGTTACGTACAAGAGTGACCCGGTAACCATCGTCAAGAGTGAGCAGCAGCGTCGCCTGCACAAGGCGTTCCTGCGTTACCACGACCCGAAAGGCTGGCCGATGCTGCGTGAGGCACTGGAGCGCATGGGGCGTGCCGACTTGATTGGTTCTGGCAAGCATCAGCTGATTCCGCTGCACCAGCCGTCGACTGACAGCTACCAGAGTGCTCGACGCAAGAACTCCACGCCAGCGGGTAGCCACAAAGTGGCCAAGGATCAGAAGATCCTGACCCAGCACACGGGCTTGCCGCCTCGCGCAAGCGACGGCTCCAATCCGTGGGACAAGCGCGAGCAAGCCAAGGCAGCGGCATTTGCCCGCAACCAGCAGGCTGCCAAAGAGCGTAAAGAAGCAGCCAAAGGCGGTAAAGGCGGTAAGAAACCTGCCCGCCAACCGGCCGTGCCACGCTAG
- the dnaB gene encoding replicative DNA helicase has translation MNEITAPEQYDLQTSALKVPPHSIEAEQAVLGGLMLDNNAWERVLDQVSDGDFYRHDHRLIFRAIHKLADQNAPFDVVTLHEQLDKEGLSSQVGGLGYLGELAKNTPSVANIKAYAAIIRERATLRQLISISNEIADSAFNPQGRNAEEILDEAERQIFQIAEARPKTGGPVGVNELLTKAIDRIDTLFNTDSAITGLSTGYTDLDEKTSGLQPADLIIVAGRPSMGKTTFAMNLVENAVLRSDKAVLVYSLEMPGESLIMRMLSSLGRIDQTKVRSGQLEDDDWPRLTSAVNLLNDRKLFIDDTAGISPSEMRARTRRLVREHGEVGLIMIDYLQLMQIPGSSGDNRTNEISEISRSLKALAKEFNCPVVALSQLNRSLEQRPNKRPVNSDLRESGAIEQDADVIMFVYRDEVYHPETEHKGIAEIIIGKQRNGPIGFIRLAFIGKYTRFENLAPGSYNFDDDE, from the coding sequence ATGAACGAGATTACCGCCCCCGAGCAATATGATCTGCAAACCTCTGCCCTGAAGGTGCCTCCGCACTCCATCGAGGCCGAACAGGCCGTGCTCGGTGGCCTGATGCTGGACAACAACGCCTGGGAACGAGTGCTTGATCAAGTTTCCGATGGCGATTTCTACCGGCATGACCACCGCCTGATCTTCCGCGCCATTCACAAGCTCGCCGACCAGAACGCCCCCTTCGATGTGGTGACACTGCACGAGCAACTGGACAAGGAAGGTTTGAGTTCGCAGGTCGGTGGCCTGGGTTATCTGGGCGAGCTGGCGAAGAACACCCCGTCGGTCGCCAACATCAAGGCTTATGCGGCGATCATCCGTGAACGGGCAACGCTGCGTCAGCTGATCAGTATCAGCAATGAGATCGCCGACAGTGCATTCAACCCTCAGGGTCGCAATGCCGAAGAGATTCTCGACGAAGCCGAGCGGCAGATCTTCCAGATCGCTGAAGCACGGCCCAAGACCGGAGGACCGGTCGGCGTCAACGAACTGCTGACCAAGGCCATCGATCGAATCGATACGTTGTTCAATACCGACAGCGCAATCACCGGCCTGTCCACCGGCTATACCGACCTCGACGAGAAGACCAGCGGCTTGCAGCCAGCCGACTTGATCATCGTTGCGGGTCGTCCATCCATGGGTAAGACCACCTTTGCCATGAACCTGGTCGAAAACGCCGTGTTGCGTAGCGACAAGGCGGTATTGGTCTACTCCCTGGAGATGCCAGGCGAATCGCTGATCATGCGTATGCTGTCGTCGTTGGGCCGCATCGACCAGACCAAGGTGCGTTCCGGTCAGTTGGAAGACGATGACTGGCCACGCCTGACCTCGGCGGTCAATCTGCTAAACGACCGTAAGCTGTTCATTGACGATACCGCTGGCATCAGCCCTTCGGAGATGCGTGCGCGTACCCGCCGCTTGGTGCGTGAACATGGTGAAGTGGGTCTGATCATGATCGACTACCTGCAATTGATGCAGATTCCAGGCTCCAGCGGTGACAACCGTACCAACGAGATTTCCGAGATCTCGCGCTCGCTCAAGGCCCTGGCCAAGGAATTCAATTGCCCGGTCGTGGCCCTGTCGCAGCTCAACCGTTCCCTTGAACAGCGGCCCAACAAGCGCCCGGTGAACTCCGACTTGCGTGAATCGGGTGCGATCGAGCAGGACGCCGACGTCATCATGTTCGTATACCGTGATGAGGTCTATCACCCGGAAACCGAGCATAAAGGCATCGCCGAAATCATCATCGGCAAGCAGCGGAACGGGCCGATCGGCTTTATTCGCCTGGCCTTCATCGGCAAGTACACGCGCTTTGAGAACCTGGCGCCGGGTAGTTACAACTTCGACGACGACGAGTAA
- the rplI gene encoding 50S ribosomal protein L9, which produces MELILLEKVANLGNLGDKVNVKAGYGRNFLLPFGKATAATAANLAAFEERRAELEKLAADKKASAETRAAQLAELEVTITATAGDEGKLFGSIGTHDIADALTASGVEVAKAEVRLPNGTIRNVGEYDVAVHLHSDVEATVRVVVVAA; this is translated from the coding sequence ATGGAACTGATCCTGCTGGAAAAAGTCGCCAACCTGGGCAACCTGGGCGACAAGGTAAATGTTAAGGCCGGTTACGGTCGTAACTTCCTGCTGCCATTCGGCAAGGCTACCGCTGCGACCGCCGCCAACCTGGCTGCGTTCGAAGAGCGTCGTGCCGAGCTGGAAAAACTGGCTGCAGACAAAAAAGCTTCGGCTGAAACCCGTGCTGCCCAACTGGCCGAGCTGGAAGTGACCATCACTGCCACCGCCGGTGACGAAGGCAAGCTGTTCGGTTCGATCGGCACCCACGACATCGCTGACGCCCTGACCGCCTCCGGCGTTGAAGTGGCCAAAGCTGAAGTTCGTCTGCCGAACGGCACCATCCGTAACGTCGGCGAATACGACGTTGCCGTGCACCTGCACAGCGACGTTGAAGCCACCGTTCGCGTGGTTGTTGTCGCAGCCTAA